In one Aggregicoccus sp. 17bor-14 genomic region, the following are encoded:
- a CDS encoding response regulator, protein MAGPILVVDDDPFFRQLVSDILGRRGHQVLTADSAQSALEEVSHTAFDLVLSDVVMPGVDGFTLTARLRERDPDQEVILLSQRQDVKGSLMALRAGVSDCLTKPVDEADLVLAVDRALERASLRRERARLRDENLEFARSQNLQQRCLEFLSQPDLEWLQERITADLGSLCDAQSAALWVADDRGDLALRAYRGLLDRQFLSERIVAEGPLGARLREAQPWVARDERAPVLYVPFIAGGEIIGLAQLSDPLSGDFGSEHLRTAKTLGDFAAVGLKNGRRLLALQRLGLRDRDTAAYNLSYFTDYASKEIYKARRYGRTFSLLAFSVDNLPQVRVRLGAQEAKRAVRGIIRALSKIVRDSDVIAKASEQEFYVLLPETDFFGALMFVRRAMAAVAEEPEAQEVEARLPLALTAGASTFPKDGEDFDELMHRCRRRMDERRASLQRRLLLDGLPFWDEVELLLGNAQSAKLPVDERAEPSRRGKVSDVLFDELQAEIARELLRDPGARGLLYVGGPEIRADLPIALGLETAPPDLGSRVYLLGRRADLESHPALTPVFLEGDERVGRHEFLFWLSESAAYALIQRRGRGATWGFHSSDTAVVDGLIFKLQAEYDLQPL, encoded by the coding sequence GTGGCCGGCCCCATCCTCGTCGTCGACGACGACCCGTTCTTCCGCCAGCTGGTCTCCGACATCCTGGGCCGCCGGGGGCACCAGGTGCTCACCGCGGACAGCGCGCAGAGCGCGCTCGAGGAGGTGTCGCACACCGCCTTCGATCTCGTCCTCTCGGACGTGGTGATGCCCGGCGTGGACGGCTTCACGCTCACCGCGCGGCTGCGCGAGCGCGACCCGGACCAGGAGGTCATCCTCCTCAGCCAGCGCCAGGACGTGAAGGGCAGCCTCATGGCGCTGCGCGCCGGGGTGAGCGACTGCCTCACCAAGCCGGTGGACGAGGCGGACCTGGTGCTCGCGGTGGACCGGGCGCTCGAGCGCGCGTCCCTGCGCCGCGAGCGCGCGCGCCTGCGCGACGAGAACCTGGAGTTCGCGCGCTCGCAGAACCTGCAGCAGCGCTGCCTCGAGTTCCTCTCGCAGCCGGATCTGGAGTGGCTGCAGGAGCGCATCACCGCGGACCTGGGCTCGCTGTGCGATGCGCAGAGCGCCGCCCTGTGGGTGGCGGACGACCGGGGAGACCTCGCGCTGCGCGCCTACCGGGGCCTGCTGGACCGGCAGTTCCTCTCGGAGCGCATCGTGGCGGAAGGGCCGCTGGGCGCGCGCCTGCGCGAGGCGCAGCCCTGGGTGGCCCGCGACGAGCGCGCCCCGGTGCTCTACGTGCCCTTCATCGCGGGCGGGGAGATCATCGGGCTCGCGCAGCTCAGCGACCCGCTCTCCGGTGACTTCGGCAGCGAGCACCTGCGCACCGCGAAGACGCTGGGCGACTTCGCCGCGGTGGGGCTCAAGAACGGCCGGCGCCTGCTCGCGCTGCAGCGCCTGGGCCTGCGCGACCGCGACACCGCGGCGTACAACCTCAGCTACTTCACCGACTACGCCTCCAAGGAGATCTACAAGGCGCGCCGCTACGGCCGCACCTTCTCCCTCCTGGCCTTCAGCGTGGACAACCTGCCGCAGGTGCGCGTGCGGCTGGGCGCGCAGGAGGCCAAGCGCGCGGTGCGCGGCATCATCCGGGCGCTGAGCAAGATCGTGCGCGACTCGGACGTCATCGCCAAGGCGAGCGAGCAGGAGTTCTACGTGCTGCTGCCCGAGACGGACTTCTTCGGCGCGCTGATGTTCGTGCGCCGTGCCATGGCGGCGGTGGCCGAGGAGCCGGAGGCGCAGGAGGTGGAGGCGCGCCTGCCGCTCGCGCTCACCGCCGGGGCGAGCACCTTCCCCAAGGACGGGGAGGACTTCGACGAGCTGATGCACCGCTGCCGCCGCCGCATGGACGAGCGGCGCGCGAGCCTGCAGCGCCGCCTGCTGCTGGACGGGCTGCCCTTCTGGGACGAGGTGGAGCTCTTGCTGGGCAACGCGCAGAGCGCGAAGCTGCCGGTGGACGAGCGCGCCGAGCCCAGCCGCCGCGGCAAGGTGAGCGACGTGCTCTTCGACGAGCTGCAGGCGGAGATCGCGCGCGAGCTGTTGCGCGATCCCGGCGCGCGCGGCCTGCTCTACGTGGGGGGCCCCGAGATCCGCGCGGACCTGCCCATCGCGCTGGGGCTGGAGACGGCGCCCCCGGACCTGGGCAGCCGCGTGTACCTGCTGGGCCGCCGCGCCGACCTCGAGTCGCATCCCGCGCTCACCCCCGTGTTCCTCGAGGGGGACGAGCGGGTGGGGCGCCACGAGTTCCTCTTCTGGCTCTCCGAGAGCGCCGCCTACGCGCTCATCCAGCGGCGCGGCCGCGGGGCCACCTGGGGCTTCCACTCCTCGGACACCGCGGTGGTGGACGGGCTCATCTTCAAACTGCAGGCCGAGTACGACCTGCAGCCCCTGTAG
- the dapF gene encoding diaminopimelate epimerase: MCGVSERFFKYHGLGNDFVILDLRRSGGSAADIDAETSRLLCDRRRGIGADGVLSLLPSDRASARMVVHNADGSIAEMCGNGLRCAVKYLVDHSGERPVSLDVDTGAGVLRCHPGYGPAGVEEVDISMGPARLVAANLPSGASGRPFLGEELPGHPGVLGHAVSMGNPHLVLLDRPLEEAGTLGPVLEHHPAFRERTNVEFVRVEPDGLTVVVWERGCGLTEACGTGACAATAAAVLAGRLAPDTWHRVTLPGGPLAIRVPADLSDVRLRGPVNAVFEGVVPLPKGR; the protein is encoded by the coding sequence ATGTGCGGCGTGAGCGAGCGCTTCTTCAAGTACCACGGGCTGGGCAACGACTTCGTCATCCTCGACCTGCGCCGCAGCGGGGGGAGCGCGGCGGACATCGATGCGGAGACCTCGCGCCTGCTGTGCGACCGGCGCCGCGGCATCGGCGCGGACGGGGTGCTCTCGCTGCTGCCCTCCGACCGGGCGAGCGCCCGCATGGTCGTGCACAACGCGGACGGGAGCATCGCCGAGATGTGCGGCAACGGCCTGCGCTGCGCGGTGAAGTACCTGGTGGACCACTCCGGCGAGCGCCCCGTCTCCCTCGACGTGGACACGGGCGCCGGCGTGCTGCGCTGCCACCCGGGCTACGGCCCCGCGGGGGTGGAGGAGGTGGACATCTCCATGGGCCCTGCGCGGCTCGTGGCGGCGAACCTGCCCTCCGGCGCGAGCGGGCGGCCCTTCCTCGGCGAGGAGCTGCCGGGACACCCCGGGGTGCTCGGCCATGCGGTGAGCATGGGCAACCCGCACCTGGTGCTGCTGGACCGTCCCCTGGAGGAGGCCGGGACGCTGGGCCCGGTGCTCGAGCACCACCCGGCCTTCCGCGAGCGCACCAACGTGGAGTTCGTGCGCGTGGAGCCGGACGGGCTCACGGTGGTGGTGTGGGAGCGCGGCTGCGGGCTCACCGAGGCCTGCGGCACGGGAGCCTGCGCGGCCACGGCGGCGGCGGTGCTCGCCGGGCGGCTCGCGCCGGACACCTGGCACCGGGTGACGCTGCCCGGGGGCCCGCTCGCCATCCGCGTCCCCGCGGACCTCTCGGACGTGCGGCTGCGCGGCCCCGTGAACGCGGTGTTCGAGGGCGTTGTTCCCCTGCCGAAGGGCCGCTAA